Genomic window (bacterium):
ATTTTTGGTCTGGTTCCAGAAAAAACTGCTTTCTCTCCATTAGAGGTTCCGAGTATTAAAGCGAATGTTACCACACAAGAAATAGTAGATATTGTGAGAGAAGGAAGAGAAAGGTAGTCAGGTAGAGTGCATTCTATGCACCGTTTTGAACTAATATCCAATTTTGCATA
Coding sequences:
- a CDS encoding type II toxin-antitoxin system Phd/YefM family antitoxin, which translates into the protein MQVYTYAEARQKFAIVFEKAEKTGKVLIRRKDGRIFGLVPEKTAFSPLEVPSIKANVTTQEIVDIVREGRER